The following are encoded together in the Argopecten irradians isolate NY chromosome 5, Ai_NY, whole genome shotgun sequence genome:
- the LOC138322732 gene encoding complement C1q tumor necrosis factor-related protein 7-like: MMETMTKRLTNSNINIKAYLVSYLFLLGVKSSLATLTYSKSSPYCQCCSGPPGTPGAPGGHGNQGLQGPRGQNGFKGQKGEIGNSGIPGPQGPTGTKGDRGRKGRKGQKGECGIRGSKGMRGEVGPYGVMGQKGQKGQSGDNRQQVAFSASRTSRLGPVLENTIVIYDNIFINLGESFDPYTSTFVCKINGTYMFAAHVLCNLDSDAFGWIMMNGNYVIPMHGDQRAGYGTGSNTIILHLVKGDHVWIQLSKNSSLLNDYSTFSGFLLYVD; the protein is encoded by the exons ATGATGGAGACAATGACCAAGCGTTTAACCAACTCCAATATAAACATTAAGGCCTACCTTGTGTCCTACCTATTTCTACTGGGAGTGAAGAGTTCCCTAGCAACCCTTACCTACAGTAAATCTTCACCCTACTGTCAGTGCTGTTCTGGTCCCCCAGGGACCCCCGGGGCCCCAGGGGGGCATGGTAACCAGGGACTCCAAGGACCCAGAGGTCAGAACGGATTTAAGGGACAGAAGGGAGAGATTGGCAATTCTGGAATACCAG GCCCCCAAGGACCTACAGGTACAAAAGGGGACAGAGGCAGAAAGGGGAGAAAAGGTCAGAAAGGAGAATGTGGGATTCGAGGGAGCAAAGGAATGAGAGGAGAGGTGGGGCCATATGGTGTGATGGGACAAAAGGGGCAGAAAG gACAATCGGGAGATAACCGTCAACAGGTAGCGTTCTCCGCGAGTCGGACCTCCAGACTCGGTCCAGTGTTGGAGAACACGATTGTGATCTATGATAACATTTTTATCAACCTAGGCGAGAGTTTTGATCCTTACACTTCtacatttgtttgtaaaatcAACGGCACATACATGTTTGCGGCTCATGTTCTATGTAACCTGGATTCCGACGCCTTCGGATGGATCATGATGAACGGTAACTACGTGATTCCAATGCATGGTGACCAGCGAGCTGGGTACGGGACTGGGAGTAACACGATAATACTACACCTCGTCAAGGGCGACCATGTCTGGATACAACTGTCAAAAAATTCCTCTCTCCTAAATGACTACTCAACATTCTCAGGCTTTCTGTTATATGTGGATTGA